A window of the Microplitis mediator isolate UGA2020A chromosome 5, iyMicMedi2.1, whole genome shotgun sequence genome harbors these coding sequences:
- the LOC130668927 gene encoding protein bark beetle isoform X2: protein MDRNICRHKIEFLWLFLWTIVCLTGLSYCKPDKPEGSTDIPSIYYTEPSTPENNDATELNELPGGHIISGQRIFKRSSSPYILREDLFVEKDGQLVIEPGVEIRFSPMVGITVRGVITAKGEPDAEISLTSSETSLGLPESRSIRLVDGPSPLEGRVQLFHKGLWRSVCTNSRNWTRADYEIACRQLGFQGGKWSSWFDRQWPENPRLLYEEPQCRGIESSLQDCKNWSFRQLGAGVCDYHPDLAIVCLPFHDGSSKAKKHWRGIKFENAPYDNPLTQDNTFYIRQSKSILRHINIKYAGTGRENNVTSALHVEGVPPRMQWVSILYSSFTGINITLPEAPIAITNCTIRNNRGYGIYVNSSTGLTHIENCVVMDNGADGIKYVNHDEKPDDRLDRTDIYDLCTLPVGSSQTFPIIVSMEQNIYGLNSKECRQRILTLPGHVLTLQFLQMKTDRNDSATIEVYDGTSINDKLLARVYIRNGTLPQSITTTRHNLYLKFNAQPRTQMISFVKLSAGYHKLYDLNITSSAIANNNGRGIAAEKLRSLLHVHDTSVSNNNHIAGIHVLYGVPDINITNSRISYNYADGINITVTGGNRNISKTTISSNKGYGIAVWLNDSLSTEYLHFNQTTIVEYSEIFRNKDIGVFVGNSTGISYVNISGNCFNSSSETAVQVESSWKYNNGIMNLQIGHNVFIENFKLCIKLTPALNIKGKIEYNQFNYNTYGGLLIRNPLYEEFNILPSNILIQHNYFDDNRGVFVVSIGLSPYSDVQKIIFTRNYLRNNIIKEPFDQQQITQLIPRSRVAAVLVVSSANVDIYRNILNNLYSKYEIGSHLEDQSKIINCTYNWLSDIDEEKIQERIFDRKDRYNLAKIEYLPYLLHNTNPATSTIISHSSFIPKFVNPNTNFVGGEVDGLEMLSAGEYIVERDINVRPGGKLVLKPGVTLKFPPAVGMMIAGKLEARGKGLNNIIMTLKEEINILQFEEINETISNENDNNNNNNDYDDATTMTDESITMMTLPPDDLTGVPVRLLGGKTNHEGRLQVRIEGKWGTVCNYGWTIRDAALVCHQLGLILDPDDWNLERSNIPDAGTNQDIIITNVKCTEYDIDISNCKFENWDNFEYSCTHDNDVGVKCLEAGWAGVRLSPLADRSDLQFITIERAGLLDYTTNSLKPALQIDFSRHSLEGIKISNSLQDGLGVIYSDIFSADAVNTIKNSYFLDNKGSGISFKQLGFKILNCFIENNKISGIRHNPSISAVKQREFSGWFMQSFDSTTNIDNPYQPIIIPKTIDNIDIVTGEIKYIVTGKKIGENVRHFIQIRCTPGYVIGIQLLNPIENLSTEKIIIHDSPRIISTTTKNNINNNNNVWDVTKDLSIFPVSSSSFTVILEYISGLNALGGGVLVLTTLPAPIQDIRNRIVKGPIPTLLISKTKIKNNKRGLMASYYNRYIDELGDHYLRKSNETIRFINCELSHNQEEAIYINSPYWNYLSSNISEITIHINNTLITDNGRGIVQFSRDMRYSNNLFHWIMKDNTIERNKNGGLDISLPYVWQYNENFTHSLYFINNTWQNNNMFSFLIDGHYATLNITRNIFDNNNCKYGLISIRGMEKKMKIDHNRIENNNCNYMVEFKIDSQSEILGEIPANFYYNSIKYNNNNNNNKKNLPSYVVGFDGIQKVKINRNLFGDNNIDYELLAGIKTAKINNKIDVSENWWGTTNDTKIKSMIFDFDDWNNHAIADFKPYLTSDSFDSSISISWEIKKPINLDNLGGRITDNIELYARPEPYIINSDITIMPQAVFNIYPGVTMEFAPNVGILVLGTLNAVGVKEHEIIMRPIKKQNNESKDIVNINPITTTTIRLCKDRICSSSSNQGFIEFFNSTTLQWIPLCDIKFTERNGQVACHQLGYDPINTYVNHYRRYEFHPGSLTRIWSWPEPIQCIGNEKNLEECKLRLNDDKLFGNKYNCPWDGKFVFIHCGKRNLDIKYDNYWGGIRIANSEFENYLYEHRFHDIETHETVRRVESILKYINITGAGILHNEKSPAIQAIMKSPIISHVTIEQSAYHGINIISPSHNIELLFNIVNDSLGNGINIASLTGEGREAEESSFTPLKNLNIPYNLFSMIDICDTMKEIEIEERVIIYYKYDNNPVNCVKIFKSSFRAKPFGFRLLQFNIFNSTDDDNNKNNLDTITLYDGDIYNITARKIIDLEFNSKNENKLFTTQGPSLSIKLFANGASGIYGFIAEILTLPISAIGFNRDVQHNISYSVLSNCIYGAIKYTSAGEVNAIMTIERNQIINNCQKYYGNFTTCDAAITIDIQNTQSLYFRNNLIRNNKAGGLFIRSDSRGSATSLKGWINNNLFAENLNKPALYVEGRKSSPYQEITIYRNYFIKNYAQYDNNILLKQVVSNMSYNYLHANLGLHLLVISGFERVRLPIYQSTTHNGFYKNYAIDRNGRSTVIAGTPGQQYVDNVFFNPDNDYEMQTINRSTHLEMMRSYIDAKFNWWGYNESIAVAGRIRDRSDSPELLVVKYNPYHTSNKSVLSGKCPPGWDLVGDTCYIYIGAPMDFYSAREFCRIANASMPFIMGDYLKLWKFLRRQQERFEYSDRVWIQQLERVDQCTTFTYQTIEIDHCSQPSPFICEIDPKVYIDPLSWRKDIVAISVLGAMGAAIALLAFAIGFWISKSKKRKIERLERRNSIRQSLHSLRSVGSTSGFTELAYRRKPISTKSTDTLTSRSLDYKKMLNTGGSIDSMDKSQLNSSIEDNHSYDVYEAHNPRYSPSTSDFKDISINKYQNIQSPPLPPPPLPSSSSMHIDNNNSVFDLAYRNDGFRNHSTFTSRTNSNWPSINNCQIISHNNNNNNNNDTNEDDIPITPLSHHQSDYMNTSNINNNNTSTLPLNSSLTTSDSISELKRDIESTPVYNSPNEFQRYNQQPLEYINNDDSPTTPISEPVPVYFSPVTPPQTYYYDQRPKSSTLLETNLDSGDEKPLRSKSEALLETNFDHFLPSNEPTELCQLSAESRSKSQPLETAM, encoded by the exons atggatcGAAATATATGTCGAcataaaatagaatttttatggtTGTTTTTATGGACAATTGTGTGTTTGACTGGTCTGAGTTATTGTAAGCCAGATAAACCAGAGGGTTCAACAGACATTCCGTCCATTTACTATACAGAACCATCTACACCTGAGAACAATGACGCGACAGAGCTCAATGAATTACCTGGTGGTCACATTATTAGTGGACAACGGATTTTTAAAAGATCCTCTAGTCCGTATATTTTGCGAGAAGATCTTTTTGTTGAAAAAGATGGACAACTTGTAATTGAACCAGGAGTAGAAATTAGGTTTTCACCTATGGTCGGAATTACGGTCCGAGGAGTTATCACAGcaaag gGAGAGCCGGATGCTGAAATATCATTAACAAGTTCAGAGACATCGCTTGGTCTACCAGAGTCTCGATCGATTCGTCTGGTGGATGGGCCAAGTCCCCTTGAGGGTAGAGTCCAACTTTTTCATAAGGGCTTATGGCGATCAGTTTGCACAAATTCACGAAATTGGACTAGAGCGGATTATGAAATAGCCTGTCGTCAGCTTGGATTTCAAGGTGGAAAATGGTCAAGTTGGTTTGACAGACAATGGCCAGAAAATCCAAGGCTACTTTATGAAGAGCCACAGTGTCGGGGTATTGAATCATCGCTACAAGACTGTAAAAATTGGTCATTTAGACAGCTTGGTGCTGGTGTTTGTGATTACCATCCTGATTTAGCAATTGTTTGTTTACCATTTCATGATGGATCAAGTAAAGCAAAAAAACATTGGCGtggtattaaatttgaaaatgccCCTTACGACAATCctttgactcaagataataCTTTTTACATACGACAATCTAAATCTATTCTTCgacatataaatattaa atatGCTGGTACTGGGAGAGAAAATAATGTAACATCTGCTCTACATGTGGAAGGTGTTCCACCTCGTATGCAATGGGTTTCAATACTTTACTCATCTTTTACGGGTATCAATATAACTTTACCTGAAGCTCCAATTGCCATAACTAATTGTACTATTCGTAATAATCGag GGTATGgaatttatgtaaatagttCAACTGGGCTAACGCACATTGAAAATTGTGTAGTAATGGATAATGGAGCTGATGGTATAAAATACGTAAATCATGATGAAAAACCAGATGACAGACTTGATAGAACAGATATATATGATCTTTGTACACTTCCAGTGGGAAGTAGTCAAACATTTCCAATTATTGTATCAAtggaacaaaatatttatggattaaattcaaaagaatGTCGACAACGTATTTTAACACTTCCAGGGCATGTGTtgactttacaatttttacaaaTGAAAACTGATCGTAATGACAGTGCAACAATTGAAGTTTATGATGGTACTagtattaatgataaattattagcaCGTGTTTATATAAGAAATGGAACATTGCCACAAAGTATTACAACAACTCGTCATAATTTATATCTTAAATTTAATGCACAACCACGAACACAAATGATtagttttgttaaattatctGCTGGTTATCATAAactttatgatttaaatataacaagTAGTGCTATTGCTAATAATAATGGACGTGGAATTGCTGCTGAAAAACTTCGTTCTCTTTTACATGTTCATGATACTTcagtttcaaataataatcatattgCTGGTATTCATGTATTATATGGTGTACCAGACATTAATATAACTAATAGTCGAATATCTTATAATTATGCTGATGGTATTAATATAACAGTAACAGGAGGTAATCGTAATATATCTAAAACAACAATTTCATCAAATAAAGGGTATGGTATTGCTGTTTGGTTAAATGATAGTTTATCAActgaatatttacattttaatcaAACAACAATTGTTGAATATTCGGAAATATTTCGAAATAAAGATATTGGTGTATTTGTTGGTAATTCAACAGGTATATCATATGTTAATATTAGTGGTAATTGTTTTAATAGTAGTTCAGAAACTGCTGTACAAGTTGAATCAAGTTGGAAATATAATAATGGTATTATGAATCTTCAAATAGGACACAATgtgtttattgaaaattttaaactttgtattaaattaactccagcattaaatataaaaggtaaaattgaatataatcaATTCAATTATAATACTTATGGTGGATTATTAATACGTAATCCACTATATGaagaatttaatatattaccgagtaatatattaattcaacataattattttgatgatAATCGAGGTGTATTTGTTGTAAGTATTGGATTATCACCTTACAGTgatgtacaaaaaataatatttacacgaaattatttaagaaataatattataaaagagCCTTTCGATCAACAACAAATAACACAATTAATTCCAAGATCTCGTGTTGCAGCTGTATTAGTTGTTTCTTCAGCAAATGTTGATATTTAtcgtaatattttaaataatttatattcaaaatatgaaatagGATCGCATTTAGAGGatcaaagtaaaataataaattgtactTATAATTGGTTAAGTGATAtagatgaagaaaaaatccaAGAAAGAATTTTTGATCGTAAAGATAGATATAATTTAGccaaaattgaatatttaccATATTTATTACATAATACTAATCCAGCAACCAGTACAATAATATCACATTCATCATTTATACCAAAATTTGTTAATCCTAATACAAATTTTGTTGGAGGTGAAGTTGATGGATTGGAAATGTTATCAGCTGGTGAATATATTGTTGAACGTGATATAAATGTACGACCAGGTGgtaaattagttttaaaacctggagtaactttaaaatttcCTCCAGCTGTTGGAATGATGATAGCTGGTAAACTTGAAGCACGTGGTAAaggtttaaataatattataatgacattaaaagaagaaataaatatactacaatttgaagaaataaatgaaacaattagtaatgaaaatgacaacaacaataataataatgattatgatGATGCAACAACTATGACTGATGAAAGTATTACTATGATGACTTTACCACCTGATGATTTGACTGGAGTACCAGTAAGATTGTTGGGAGGTAAAACAAATCATGAAGGAAGATTACAAGTTCGTATTGAAGGAAAATGGGGTACTGTTTGTAATTATGGTTGGACTATAAGAGATGCAGCACTTGTTTGTCATCAATTGGGTTTAATTCTTGATCCAGATGATTGGAACCTTGAAAGATCAAATATACCTGACGCTGGAACAAATCaagatataataataacaaatgttAAATGTACTGAATATGATATTGATATATcaaattgtaaatttgaaaattgggataattttgaatattcgTGTACTCATGATAATGATGTTGGCGTTAAATGTTTAGAGGCTGGTTGGGCTGGTGTACGTCTTAGTCCTTTAGCTGATCGAAGtgatttacaatttataacaATAGAACGAGCTGGTCTTTTAGATTATACAACAAATTCATTAAAACCAGCATTacaaattgatttttctcGTCATTCATTAGAAggaattaaaatatcaaatagtCTTCAAGATGGTCTTGGTGTTATTTATTCAGATATATTTTCAGCAGATGCTGTAaatactattaaaaatagttattttttagataataaaGGAAGTGGAATAAGTTTTAAACAATTgggatttaaaatattaaattgttttattgaaaataataaaatttcaggtATTAGACATAATCCATCAATATCTGCTGTTAAACAAAGAGAATTTTCCGGATGGTTTATGCAATCATTTGATTCAACAACTAATATTGATAATCCATATCAACCAATAATAATACCAAAAACAATTGATAATATAGATATTGTAACtggtgaaataaaatatattgttaCTGGTAAAAAAATCGGAGAAAATGTTCgacattttattcaaataagaTGTACACCTGGTTATGTTATTGGTATACAATTACTTAATCCAATTGAAAATCTTagtacagaaaaaataataatacatgaTTCTCCACGAATAATTTCCACCACcaccaaaaataatattaataataataataatgtttggGATGTTACAAAagatttatcaatatttccTGTATCTTCCAGTTCATTTACCGTTATTCTTGAATATATCAGCGGTTTAAATGCACTTGGAGGTGGAGTATTGGTTTTAACAACATTACCAGCTCCTATTCAAGATATACGTAATCGTATTGTTAAAGGACCAATTCCAACATTACTAAtatcaaaaactaaaattaaaaataataaacgagGATTAATGGCATCATATTATAATCGATATATTGATGAATTAGGTGAtcattatttaagaaaatctaATGAAACAATACGTTTTATAAATTGTGAATTATCTCATAATCAAGAGGAAgctatttatattaattcacCATATTGGAATTATTTATCGTCAAATATTTCCGAAATTacaattcatataaataatacattAATAACAGATAATGGACGTGGTATTGTACAATTTAGTCGTGATATgagatattcaaataatttatttcattggaTAATGAAAGATAATActattgaaagaaataaaaatggtGGTTTAGATATATCTTTACCATATGTATGGcaatataatgaaaattttacacactctttgtattttataaataatacctggcaaaataataatatgtttAGTTTTTTGATTGATGGTCATTATgcaacattaaatataactcgtaatatatttgataataataattgtaaatatggTTTAATTTCTATTCGtggaatggaaaaaaaaatgaaaatagatCATAAtcgtattgaaaataataattgtaattatatggttgaatttaaaatagacAGTCAATCGGAAATTTTAGGTGAAATTCCAgctaatttttactataattcaattaaatataataataataataataataacaagaaAAATCTACCTAGTTATGTTGTTGGTTTTGATGGTattcaaaaagttaaaataaatagaaatttatttggtgataataatattgattatgAATTATTAGCTGGTATTAAAAcagctaaaataaataataaaatagatgtTAGTGAAAATTGGTGGGGAACAACAAAtgatactaaaataaaatcaatgatttttgattttgatgATTGGAATAATCATGCTATTGCTGATTTTAAACCTTATTTAACAAGTGATTCATTTGATTCATCAATATCCATTTcttgggaaattaaaaaacctATTAATTTAGATAATCTTGGTGGTCGTATTACTGATAATATTGAATTATATGCAAGACCAGAACCTTATATTATTAACTCTGATATAACAATAATGCCCCAAgctgtttttaatatttatccaGGTGTTACTATGGAATTTGCACCAAATGTTGGTATTTTAGTACTTGGAACACTTAATGCTGTTGGAGTTAAAGAACatgaaataataatgagaccaattaaaaaacaaaacaatgaatcaaaagatattgttaatataaatccaataacaacaacaactatACGTTTGTGCAAAGATAGAATATGTTCAAGTTCAAGTAATCAaggttttattgaattttttaatagtacaACATTACAGTGGATACCTTTGtgtgatataaaatttactgaaagaAATGGGCAAGTTGCTTGTCATCAATTGGGTTATGATCCAATAAATACTTATGTTAATCATTATCGTCGTTATGAATTTCATCCAGGATCTTTAACACGTATTTGGTCATGGCCAGAGCCAATACAGTGTATtggtaatgaaaaaaatcttgaaGAATGTAAATTAAGattaaatgatgataaattatttggtaataaatataattgccCTTGGGATggtaaatttgtatttattcatTGTGGTAAACGTAATCTTGAtattaaatatgataattattggGGTGGAATACGTATTGCTAATagtgaatttgaaaattatcttTATGAGCATCGTTTTCATGATATTGAAACTCATGAAACAGTACGTCGTGTTgaatcaatattaaaatatataaatattactgGAGCTGGAATACTTCATAATGAAAAATCACCAGCAATCCAAGCTATTATGAAAAGTCCAATAATATCTCATGTTACTATTGAACAAAGTGCTTATCAtggaataaatataatatcacCAAGTCAtaatattgaattattatttaatattgttaaTGATAGTTTAGGTAATGGTATAAATATTGCATCACTTACTGGTGAAGGTAGAGAAGCTGAAGAAAGTTCATTTAcaccattaaaaaatttaaatataccatataatttatttagtatgATTGATATATGTGATACAATGAAAGAAATTGAAATTGAAGAACgagttattatatattataaatatgataataatccagtaaattgtgttaaaatatttaaaagttcatTTCGTGCTAAACCATTTGGTTTTAgattattacaatttaatatctttaattcaactgatgatgataataataaaaataatttagatacaATAACTCTTTATGATGgtgatatttataatataacagcacgtaaaataattgatcttgaatttaacagtaaaaatgaaaataaattatttacaactcAAGGACCAAgtttaagtattaaattatttgcaaATGGTGCTAGTGGTATTTATGGTTTTATTgctgaaattttaacattaCCAATATCAGCAATTGGTTTTAATCGTGATGTACAACATAATATATCATATTCAGTATTATCAAATTGTATTTATGGAGCTATTAAATATACAAGTGCTGGTGAAGTTAATGCAATAATGACTATTGAACGtaatcaaattataaataattgtcaaaaatattatggtaattttaCAACTTGTGATGCTGCAATAACAATTGATATACAAAATACTCAATCATTgtattttagaaataatttaattcgtAATAATAAAGCTGGaggattatttattcgttCAGATTCACGTGGATCAGCAACATCATTAAAAGGatggataaataataatctttttgctgaaaatttaaacaaaccGGCATTATATGTTGAGGGTCGTAAAAGTAGCCCTTATCAAgaaataacaatatatagaaattattttattaaaaattatgcaCAATACGATAACAATATTCTACTTAAACAAGTTGTCAGTAATatgtcatataattatttacatgcTAATCTTGGTCTACATTTATTGGTAATATCGGGTTTTGAACGTGTTCGGCTTCCAATTTATCAAAGTACAACTCACAATGGTTTTTACAa AAATTATGCTATTGATAGAAATGGACGTAGTACTGTAATTGCTGGTACACCAGGACAACAATACGttgataatgttttttttaatcctgacAATGATTATGAAATGCAAACTATCAACAGATCAAC ccaTTTGGAAATGATGAGATCATATATTGATGCAAAATTTAATTGGTGGGGTTATAATGAATCAATAGCTGTAGCTGGAAGAATAAGAGACCGTAGTGATTCACCAGAATTACTTGTTGTTAAATATAATCCATATCATACTAGTAATAAATCAGTATTAAGTGGTAAATGTCCACCAGGTTGGGATCTTGTTGGTGATacttgttatatttatattggtGCTCCAATGGATTTTTACAGTGCACGTGAATTTTGTAGAATAGCAAATGCATCAATGCCTTTTATAATGggtgattatttaaaattatggaaatttttacGACGACAACAAGAAAGATTTGAATATTCAGATAGAGTATGGATACAACAATTAGAACGTGTAGATCAATGTACAACATTTACATATCAAACTATTGAAATAGATCATTGTAGTCAACCAAGTCCATTTATTTGTGAAATAGATCCAAAAGTATATATTGATCCTTTATCATGGAGAAAAGATATTGTTGCTATAAGTGTTCTTGGTGCAATGGGAGCAGCTATTGCTCTTTTAGCATTTGCTATTGGATTTTGGATATCTAAATCtaaaaaacgtaaaatagaaaGACTTGAACGACGAAATTCAATTCGTCAATCATTACATTCACTTAGATCTGTTGGTTCAACATCTGGTTTTACTGAATTAGCATATAGAAGAAAACCTATTTCAACAAAATCAACAGATACATTAACATCACGATCtttagattataaaaaaatgttaaataccGGTGGAAGTATTGATTCAATGGATAAATCACAATTAAATTCATCAATTGAAGATAATCACAGTTATGATGTTTATGAAGCTCATAATCCACGTTATTCACCAAGTACCAGTGATTTTAAagatatatcaataaataaatatcaaaatattcaaTCACCACCACTACCACCACCACCActaccatcatcatcatcaatgcatattgataataataattcagtaTTTGATTTAGCTTATCGAAATGATGGTTTTCGTAATCATTCAACATTTACATCACGAACAAATAGTAATTGGCCCTCTATAAACAATTGTcaaattatttctcataataataataataacaacaacaatgaTACTAATGAAGATGATATACCAATAACTCCTTTATCTCATCATCAGTCTGATTATATGAATActagtaatattaataataataatacatcaACACTGCCattgaattcaagtttaaCAACATCAGATTCAATAAGTGAATTAAAACGTGATATTGAATCAACTCCAGTATATAATTCACCAAATGAATTTCAACGTTATAATCAACAACCATTggaatatattaataatgatgattCACCGACAACACCTATTTCAGAACCTGTTCCAGTATATTTTTCTCCTGTAACACCACCCCAAACATATTATTACGATCAACGACCAAAAAGCAGTACACTACTTGAAACAAATCTTGATAGTGGTGACGAAAAACCATTACGCTCTAAAAGTGAGGCTCTTTTGGAAACAAATTTTGATCATTTTCTACCGTCTAATGAACCAACTGAACTCTGTCAATTGTCTGCTGAGTCTAGAAGTAAAAGTCAACCGTTGGAAACGgccatgtaa